A portion of the Trichomycterus rosablanca isolate fTriRos1 chromosome 17, fTriRos1.hap1, whole genome shotgun sequence genome contains these proteins:
- the hapln4 gene encoding hyaluronan and proteoglycan link protein 4, with protein MTGVLGKWWFLSLLICSMLLLSPTVTSYPAESDKGRKKVVHVLEDEFGAVIVQTAPGKVVTHRGGTITLPCRFHHEPENVDPSRIRIKWTKVSDEFQFQDVFVALGRQQRVFGPYRGRVELERAGPGDASVIIHNVTLQDYGRYECEVTNDMEDDTGFVNLDLEGVVFPYYPRLGRYRLNYHEAEEACKHQDAILASHSQLHKAWKDGLDWCNAGWLEDGSVQYPVAHPRDQCGRKDTPGVRNYGYRHKEDERYDAFCFTSKLNGQVYFLKRFKKVNYTEAVKACVREGAVMAKVGQLYAAWKFQLLDRCDAGWVEDGSVRYPIVNPRARCGGPDPGVRNLGFPEKKFRLYGVYCFRKDLVNSETEATQALVQSSSVFTTSTQSI; from the exons ATGACAGGG GTCTTAGGAAAGTGGTGGTTCCTGTCACTGCTGATCTGCAGCATGCTGCTCCTCTCACCTACTGTGACTTCGTACCCAGCTGAATCAGACAAGGGCAGAAAGAAAGTAGTGCATGTCCTGG AGGATGAATTTGGAGCAGTGATCGTGCAGACAGCTCCTGGTAAAGTGGTCACACATCGAGGTGGCACAATCACACTACCATGCCGCTTTCATCATGAGCCTGAGAACGTTGATCCGTCCCGTATCCGCATTAAATGGACCAAGGTGTCGGATGAGTTCCAGTTCCAGGACGTGTTTGTGGCACTGGGCCGGCAGCAGAGAGTGTTCGGTCCCTACCGCGGGAGAGTGGAACTGGAACGGGCTGGACCGGGCGATGCCTCTGTCATCATCCACAACGTCACCCTGCAGGACTACGGGCGCTATGAGTGCGAGGTCACCAATGACATGGAGGATGACACTGGATTTGTTAATCTAGACCTTGAAG GTGTGGTCTTTCCCTACTACCCACGGCTTGGTCGCTACAGGCTGAACTATCATGAAGCAGAGGAGGCCTGTAAGCATCAGGATGCTATCTTGGCTTCTCATTCTCAGCTGCACAAAGCCTGGAAGGATGGATTAGACTGGTGTAATGCGGGCTGGTTGGAGGATGGTTCAGTACAGTATCCCGTCGCTCATCCTCGAGATCAGTGTGGACGTAAGGACACCCCCGGCGTTCGAAATTATGGTTACAGGCACAAAGAGGACGAGCGCTACGATGCCTTTTGCTTTACATCAAAGCTCAACG gtcaGGTGTATTTTCTCAAGCGCTTCAAAAAGGTGAATTACACAGAAGCGGTGAAGGCTTGCGTCCGTGAAGGTGCAGTAATGGCTAAAGTGGGGCAGCTCTATGCCGCATGGAAGTTCCAGCTGCTGGACCGATGTGATGCTGGCTGGGTGGAGGATGGCAGTGTTCGCTATCCTATAGTCAACCCTCGTGCTCGCTGCGGCGGCCCTGACCCTGGTGTCCGAAACCTCGGCTTCCCTGAGAAGAAGTTCCGCCTATACGGGGTTTACTGCTTTCGCAAGGATTTGGTGAACTCCGAAACTGAGGCCACACAGGCGCTGGTTCAGAGCAGCAGCGTCTTCACTACAAGCACACAAAGTATTTAA
- the tm6sf2b gene encoding LOW QUALITY PROTEIN: transmembrane 6 superfamily member 2b (The sequence of the model RefSeq protein was modified relative to this genomic sequence to represent the inferred CDS: deleted 2 bases in 1 codon) encodes MVQEICVSFFSWTSLGVLYIMNNVPVFRKPMVIGFAVLVAVFILIYLSTCSNPPKDPLFYVFAEFSFTCIISLISALEYDGFVSGYMEFYQQWGEPYLSASYSIMMCHWEGIVHYFVYLSLIHCMSSRKPYRSLGIFWAGSLLANMVVFLPGIVVGKHASEIHPAYWINLPFLLLPVWGAIRLLQKPREILVVSVSKAEREQRKSLIWRPVDLLFVIYLLGAMVFTIFRGLVTIQRCITLLDTYTLCRFTYLSAVGFPKVMMLLLLFHALPMLGAFVYGLMTPGCTWMLDWTVFTAGAIVQSQWCHVGASLHPHTSKASHFPDSGLVPALLLNLLYATGPLLLSLRCTFKLAMPITEEGLIWVKFLFPVYACVTPASFKHANGTSGCQ; translated from the exons ATGGTACAGGAAATATGTGTTTCATTCTTTTCTTGGACATCCCTTGGGGTGCTTTACATTATGAACAATGTTCCAGTCTTTCGGAA GCCCATGGTTATTGGATTTGCTGTTTTGGTGGCTGTGTTTATCTTGATCTACCTATCTACATGCAGCAATCCCCCAAAAGATCCTTTGTTCTATG TCTTTGCAGAGTTCTCCTTTACCTGCATCATTTCTCTCATAAGTGCACTGGAATATGACGGCTTTGTGTCTGGATACATGGAGTTCTACCAGCAGTGG GGGGAACCATACCTCAGTGCCTCATATTCCATCATGATGTGCCACTGGGAGGGAATAGTGCACTACTTTGTGTACCTGTCACTGATCCACTGCATGTCCAGCAG AAAGCCTTACCGCAGCTTGGGAATTTTTTGGGCTGGATCACTGTTGGCCAACATGGTTGTATTTTTGCCAGGGATTGTTGTTg GTAAGCATGCCTCTGAGATCCATCCTGCCTACTGGATCAACTTGCCCTTTTTACTACTGCCTGTTTGGGGAGCTATCCGCCTCTTACAGAAACCAAGGGAGATACTTGTTGTGTCAGTGTCTAAG GCAGAACGTGAACAGAGGAAGTCTCTGATCTGGAGACCAGTGGatcttttatttgtcatttaccTGCTGGGTGCCATGGTCTTTACAATCTTCAGAGGACTGGTG ACAATTCAGAGATGCATTACATTACTAGATACATATACATTATGTAGGTTTACTTATTTAAGTGCAGTTGGTTTTCCAAAGGTTATG ATGCTGCTGCTCCTGTTCCACGCTTTGCCGATGCTGGGTGCATTTGTTTACGGCCTGATGACTCCTGGATGCACCTGGATGCTGGACTGGACTGTTTTCACTGCTGGAGCCATAGTACAG TCTCAGTGGTGTCATGTTGGTGCCTCTCTTCATCCACACACTTCCAAAGCATCTCATTTTCCAGATTCGGGTTTGGTTCCTGCACTACTTCTGAATCTGCTGTATGCCACAGGGCCGCTGCTCCTGAGCCTGCGCTGCACATTTAAACTGGCTATGCCAATTACTGAGGAGGGTTTAATTTGGGTTAAATTCCTGTTTCCAGTTTATGCTTGTGTGACTCCAGCATCCTTTAAACATGCCAACGGTACCAGTGGATGCCAGTAG